In Silene latifolia isolate original U9 population chromosome 3, ASM4854445v1, whole genome shotgun sequence, a single window of DNA contains:
- the LOC141649692 gene encoding secreted RxLR effector protein 161-like codes for MENATVSEFPMPRGLKLSTDTGDLLEEPEKYRRLVGRLLYLNMTRPDISYSVQHLSQFVSQPRMPHMQAAIHVLKYLKKTVNTGLFYSANSDLRLNAFTDADWGQCAYSCKSLSGYCVFLGQSLISWKTKKQRTVSKSSAESEYRSMSYTTSELVWLDNLLQDFRIIVPKPIPLNCDNKAAQHISQNPVFHERTKHLSIDCHYVRDKQDEGFLITKHVRTGLQLADIMTKALGAEQHRFLSSKLGLIPTQNPA; via the coding sequence ATGGAGAATGCAACAGTTTCAGAATTTCCTATGCCACGAGGCTTGAAGTTAAGTACTGACACTGGTGATCTTTTAGAAGAACCAGAAAAGTACAGGCGCCTAGTTGGAAGATTGTTATATCTCAATATGACTAGGCCTGACATAAGCTACTCAGTTCAACACTTAAGCCAATTTGTTAGTCAGCCTAGGATGCCTCATATGCAAGCTGCTATACATGTCCTAAAGTATCTCAAGAAGACTGTTAATACAGGATTGTTTTACAGTGCTAATTCAGACCTGAGGTTGAATGCATTCACTGATGCTGATTGGGGTCAGTGTGCATATTCCTGCAAGTCCCTCAGTGGTTACTGTGTTTTCCTAGGGCAGTCCCTCATCTCCTGGAAGACTAAGAAGCAGAGGACGGTTTCTAAAAGCAGTGCCGAATCCGAGTACAGAAGCATGTCATATACTACATCTGAGCTAGTCTGGTTGGATAATCTGTTGCAAGACTTTAGAATCATTGTTCCTAAACCCATTCCTCTTAACTGTGATAACAAAGCAGCTCAACACATCTCTCAGAACCCAGTTTTTCATGAGAGAACCAAACATCTATCTATAGATTGCCATTATGTTCGAGACAAGCAAGATGAGGGCTTTTTGATCACAAAGCATGTTCGAACAGGCCTACAGCTAGCTGACATCATGACTAAAGCATTAGGGGCAGAACAGCACAGGTTTCTATCCTCCAAGCTTGGATTAATTCCTACCCAAAATCCAGCTTGA
- the LOC141648038 gene encoding pentatricopeptide repeat-containing protein At3g16010 — translation MVFGMAVGRRAISTFPGLCRRIKQTEREIVKMFLVQTPGDDSPVSSSNRNSSTRTLDERFIRILKIFKWGPDAEKALEVLKLKVDHRLVREVLKIEVDINVKVQFFKWAGKRRNFEHDSTTYMSLIHCLLEAGSYGELWKTIQDFVRSPCAISPSEFSEIMRMLGSAKMVNKAVSIFYQIKARKCQPTTATYNSIILMLMQGGHYEKVHELYNEMCNDGNCFPDTMTYGALIQSYGKLGRDDSAIRLFDEMKENGLHANAKIYTTVLAIHFKKARADKALDVLKEMKEKGCAPTVYTYTELIKGLGKIGRVDEAYDTFLSMLNEGCKPDVVLINNLINVLGKSGRLPEALKLFGDIETLECIPTVVTYNTVIKSLFDANAPVAQASAMFEKMKTAGIAPSSYTYSILIDGLCKKNRVEKALLLLEEMDEKGFPPCPAAYCSLINSLGKAKRYDAAKELFQELRENSGTSSARVYAVMIKQFGKCGCLSEAVDLFNEMKKLGCTPDVYAYNALMSALVRGGMFDEAQTLLRTMDENGCAPDLNSHNIILNGLARTGGPKRAMEMFETMKNSKMKPDAVSYNTVLSCLSRAGMFEESVKLIKEMDRNGLKYDQITYSSLLEAVGTVDDEPACANS, via the coding sequence AGAGGGAGATAGTTAAGATGTTTCTTGTACAAACTCCCGGAGATGACTCCCCTGTGTCTTCATCGAATCGAAACAGTTCTACTCGGACTTTggatgaaagatttataagaattttgaaaatattcaaGTGGGGCCCTGATGCAGAAAAGGCTCTAGAAGTACTTAAGCTGAAAGTGGATCACAGGTTGGTGCGCGAAGTTCTGAAAATTGAGGTTGACATTAATGTCAAGGTTCAGTTCTTCAAGTGGGCAGGGAAGAGGAGGAACTTTGAGCATGACTCTACGACGTACATGTCTCTCATTCATTGTTTGCTTGAAGCTGGATCATATGGTGAACTATGGAAAACAATCCAAGATTTTGTTCGAAGTCCGTGTGCCATTAGCCCATCTGAATTttctgaaatcatgagaatgctTGGGTCTGCTAAGATGGTGAACAAAGCCGTCTCAATCTTTTATCAAATCAAGGCGCGCAAGTGCCAACCTACAACGGCAACTTACAACTCTATTATTTTGATGTTGATGCAAGGGGGTCATTATGAAAAGGTGCATGAGCTATATAATGAGATGTGCAATGATGGGAACTGCTTTCCTGACACAATGACATATGGTGCTTTAATACAATCTTATGGGAAACTGGGTCGTGATGATTCTGCTATAAGGCTTTTTGATGAGATGAAGGAAAATGGATTACATGCCAATGCAAAGATCTATACAACTGTACTGGCCATTCATTTCAAGAAGGCCCGAGCTGATAAGGCTTTAGATGTACtcaaagaaatgaaagaaaagggttGTGCTCCGACTGTCTATACATACACTGAACTGATAAAGGGACTTGGAAAAATTGGTCGAGTCGATGAAGCATATGATACATTTTTGAGTATGCTAAATGAGGGATGCAAACCTGATGTTGTTCtaataaacaatttaattaatgttttaGGCAAGTCAGGTCGTTTACCTGAGGCTCTTAAGTTGTTTGGAGATATAGAAACTTTGGAGTGTATACCAACTGTGGTTACCTATAACACTGTAATTAAAAGCTTATTTGATGCCAATGCTCCAGTAGCTCAGGCTTCTGCAATGtttgagaaaatgaagacggCTGGAATTGCCCCGAGCTCTTACACTTACTCAATTTTGATTGACGGTCTTTGCAAGAAAAACAGAGTTGAGAAAGCACTATTACTTCTTGAGGAGATGGATGAGAAGGGCTTTCCGCCTTGCCCAGCAGCTTATTGTAGCCTGATTAACAGCCTAGGGAAAGCAAAGCGTTATGACGCTGCAAAGGAGTTATTCCAAGAGTTGCGGGAAAACTCGGGTACTTCTAGTGCAAGAGTTTACGCTGTAATGATAAAACAGTTTGGTAAATGTGGCTGCTTAAGTGAAGCAGTAGATCTATTTAATGAGATGAAGAAACTTGGGTGCACTCCTGATGTATATGCTTACAATGCTCTCATGTCTGCTTTGGTGAGGGGTGGCATGTTTGATGAAGCACAAACTCTACTTCGTACTATGGATGAGAATGGTTGTGCTCCGGATTTGaattctcataatataatattaAATGGCTTAGCTAGAACAGGTGGTCCCAAAAGGGCCATGGAAATGTTTGAGacaatgaaaaattcaaaaatgaagccAGATGCAGTTTCCTACAATACTGTCCTTAGCTGTCTAAGTCGAGCTGGTATGTTTGAGGAGTCAGTAAAGTTAATCAAGGAAATGGATAGAAATGGTTTGAAGTATGATCAGATCACTTACTCTTCACTTCTTGAGGCAGTGGGAACAGTTGATGATGAACCTGCTTGTGCTAATTCATGA